The DNA sequence agttttaggttcacagcaaaattaagaggaagatacagagatttcccatgtaCCCTCTGCCCGAatacatgcatagcctccccgttatcaacatcccccaccagagtggtacgtTTGTTACCATTCATGAACCTAcgttgacacatcattatcacccagagtccatagtttacattagggttcacccTTGGTGTTGTATATTCTATAGGTTTGGAGAAATGTATATAAAAGTATCCACCATTATactatcatacagagtagttttacTGCCTTCAAAATCCTCTGCTCTGACTGttcaaccactgatcttttcaccatctccatagttttgcctcttCCAGAATGTGATATAgctagaatcatatagtatgtagtctgtccagattggcttctttcagtaatatgcatttaaggttcttcCATGCCTTTCCacagcttgatagctcatttctttttagcactgaataatactccattgtctggatgtaccacagtttatccattcacctactgaaagaCATCTCGGTTGCTTCCGAGCTTTGGCAGTTATGTataaaagctgctataaacatctgcgTACAAGTGTCTTGTGTAGTCATTTCAGCTCCTTTCAGTAAATATCAAGGAACacaattgttggatcatatggtaacggaatgtttagttttgtaagaaacagcCAAACTGCCTTTAAAAGTGGCTGTACtcttttgcattctcaccagcaatgaatgagtgtTCCTGTCACTCCACATCTGTGCCACCATTTGGTACTGTCAGTGTTCCAGATTTGGGCCATTTTAATAGATGTGTAGTAGTATCTTGTTTTAGTATGGATTTCCCTGGCAACATATGAGgtgaaatatcttttcatatgcttatttaccatctgtaTGTCTCTTTGATGAAGTATATGTGAAGGTCCTTGGGACATTTTGTAATTGGGTTGTGTTCTTACtgtgttttaagagttctttgtatatatagattttttttttaagagttctttatatattttggataacagtcctttatgaGCTGTTCTCCTAGTCTGtgacttttcattctcttgattggttttgttgttgttttttattgagacagagtcttgttctgtcacccaggctggagtgcagtggcacgatctcggcttactacaacctctgcctcctgagttcaagcgattctcgtgtctcagcctccctagtggttgggattacaggtgcctaacaccatgcctgaccaatttcttgtatttttaatggagacagggtttcaccacattggccaggctagtctcaaactcctgacctcaagtgatctgcttgcctcggcctcccaaagtgctgggattacaggtgtgagccaccatgcctggcctcatttctattttttaacctGAAAATTATAGCTGCCTACCAGTTTAAATTGATAGCTTTTGGGGGGTAgagaaacacttttaaaaaactttcacaAGTTATGTTGTACATAGATAAGATAGTTGATTCCCTTTTATCTGTAAAGTTGTCATAATTAGAATTAACTTTGGTGATTTTGTTGTATAAAAaacattgttatatttttaggtGTGTGCGGATTTTAGGCaaacaagaaaatattagagTGATGCAATTGGCTTTGTTCCAGGGAATAGCCAAAAAGCATCGTGCTGCAACTACTATAGAGATGAAAGCTTCTGAAAATCCTGTTCTTCAGAATATTCAAGCTGACCCAACAATAGTCTGTACATCATTcaaaaagaatagattttataTGGTATGTATAAGTACTAGGAGATTAGACCATAATGTTCCTTCTAGTTTGGTTTGACTTTTCTTTGTTTGTACCTTCAACTGAAGAGAATGTTGGCACTAACAGCAGACTTCCTAAACAACTAGAATACCATCTTATATTAATATTGTAGAATTTTAAACTAGGAGTTGATTTTAAGTatttctgtactgttttccatcaTGTTTTGACATTTTTCAACCTCGCTTCCACAACTGTTTGTGTTGTTTAAGATGGTAGGAAGTTAGTGGTTATAGTCATAATTACATCCAAAATAGTTTCACTGtgggattttaaaatttctttttagtttttttattttttagccttTACTCTTGAATATAATTTATCTCCCCTAAATTAGCACAGCTTCCttcaaatgtatttccttttttaccttttgacttttattttaatggtGCTGCCTTGGAATTATATATtcctgtggaattttttttttcctctggagaaCTAAAAATACTTTGCATGTTAACTAAGACTGAGATAGTTAAAATCAAACTACTACGCCATATAGGAGTAGcacaattttatttgttcatccaAGCAGGAAAATCAGAAGTATAGAGATCTCTGCTTGCATTCTATCCTTCACATTGCAATCAGAGAACTTTTTAAAACCCAAACGTGACTCTTATTTTCTGCCTAATGCCCTTCAATGGTGCCCCAGCTATCTATGCTGGTTGGCCCTCCTCACTTCTGTAGCtttatctttcttcatttttcgTTCATTTGCTACACCAACCATACTTATTCACAGTAGTTGAGTGTGCTTTTTAAACTCTGGGTCTTTGCATAGGCTATCATTCTGCCAGCCACACACTTCTCTCCAACTCCTAACTCATACTTCAAGTCTCAGTTTGGAAGCCCccgggtttttttgttttgttttttttttttttggagatggtatcttgttctgttgcccaggctggagtgcagtgacgtgactttggctcactgcagcctctgcctcctgggttccagcgattcgcctgcctcagcctcctgggtagctgggactacaggtgcatgccaccacacccagctaatttttgtattttcagtagtgacagggtttcaccatgttggccaggctgttcttgaactcttgacctctggtgatccacctgactcagcctccctaagtgctggaattacaggcgtgagccaccgcacccagcctagagaCCCTTTTTAACATCAAGTCTGAGTTAGGTGTGCCTGCTTATGTTTCTCCTTTGCTTCCCCGTCATATGATGTGTCACACTTTTTGTGTGAACATCAATTATGTCTTTTGTCTCTGACGCTGTGCTCTTCTTCTGAAGATAAAATCCATAAATACAGGCACTATGTCTTCTTCACTGTTAAATCCAGAAAGTTAAGAAAATGACTAACGCATtataatatattcattcattcctccaaAATATTGTAAACTGTTGTAATGCTATTAAGGTTAACAGCATTTGATAAATGTATGAAGTAGCAGTTTCCCTACCTCAACAAACCTTCCAACTAAATGGGTAAATTCTTTTAAGATGAGAATTTCATTTACAACTTTCAAAATCGTTACTAAAAATTTATTagtatatgaaagaaaaaaattaatcgtTTTTACCTGTAATTTAACTTTGTTATGAAGTAAAAATTACCCATACAAGATAATTCTTGGCCAGGAATGGTGACTTACCCtataaatccagcactttgggaggccaaagtaggcaaatcacttgagcccaggaccaAGAGCTgcctgggctacatagcaagatctcatctctacaaaaaatttaagaagctaaccaggcatagtggtgtgcacatGTGGTCTCAGCCAtgctggaagctgaggtggtaggatctcTTGAGCCGAGGAATtcgaggttgcagggagctatgatcacaccactacacttcagcctgggtgacagagcaagaccttattgCTAAAcaaaaagaggcaaaaaaaagATACTTCTTGATATACACTAAAAACATACATACTAATTTTCCATCCACTTTGTTCAAaaaactttgttgtttttttcttttccaagtttaCTTGTATGTTGATTAAAGTGTATATATTCATTATAGAGtttgaaaaaatagagaaacaaaataagTCATTCACTGTAGCTTTATACAGCTAATATTGTTATGAATTTTCTTTGAGTCTTACTAGTACATATTCTTAAGCAAAACTAAAAtggtatgcatatatatgaattttGTGTCCCGTTTTTCAGATCCAACATCatgaaataaaagtattaattttacaAATCCATATATAATTTTTCAGATCTAACATcatgaaataaaagtataattttacaAATCCACATGAGCTAAATCATGATAACTTTACAAAAATTCATATAAACAAATAGTACAATAGACATGCCATTCCTTTGAAAACTAGAGAATAGGATGTTAAGGTGATAGCATCCTAACTTGGTTGTTTATTTGGAATCTATCCAAGCAGATCAAGGAATGACATTAGGCAAGATGGAGGCACTAGCTTTACGTTCCCATCATTAAGCTGACATCAGATAGAGGTTGCTCAGGAGAGAGCATTtctacttaaagtaaaataaacaggCCTTGAGAAGTCCAGTGTTTTAACAACTGAAAGGTTTTTCTCAATTCTTCCTAGACCCCGAGGATCTGAGATGTCTACAACTTCACTgaaaattttcattctttttcctatGCTTCAGGGTTTAGATAGGTCAAGTGGGActgtggaaaacaaaaattaaggatCCATTACTGATTCATTTTTGTGAATCCTTTTTCTACCTAGCATGAGGTCCTGCTCATAGTAGTAATAACAACTGTTAATATGTATATAGTACCCTCTATGTATTAGGTACTGTTCTCCAAGGACTTAATATCTAgttgtttaatcttcacaactacCTTCATTGCAAGGTAGGTACTGTTATCATCATAtatgaatgaaggaagaaatgaattcACATCCCCAAAGTTGCAGAATTGGAATTCAAATCCAAACAATCTAAATAATGAAGTGAGCAATAAACAGGTGGCACGTTAGGCCTTACTAGAAGGCATAAGTTGAGAGCTACCACAAATGAAACAATTATTCTTGTTAAATGTTTGCCCAAGAAAATTTCTacccaaaataaattaaattccaTTTGAAATCAATGTGTTCAGTATGTTATGTGGATCATTTTCATATTagacaaagtaaaaataatttaattgcctGACACATCCTGTGATGGGAAATGATTCCTGAAATAAGGATTCTGATGTGAATTCTTACATTTCTTAAGTACTTAATTAGAAATTCTATTGTTCATAAAATTTTTACCAGATGAAAACTTTAATTTGTTCACTCACTTTTTACTTTCCTCCTTGAGTTTACCAAACGAGAACCAGAAGATACAAAAAGTGCAGATTCTGATCGAGATGTTTTTAATGAGAAACCTTCTAAAGAAGAAGTCATGGCAGCTACTCAAGCTGAAGGACCTAAACGAGTTTCGGATAGTGCCATTATCCACACCAGCATGGGAGACATTCACACCAAACTCTTTCCTGTTGAGTATGTATAACTGTTTGTATTGGCTTACGTAATTAagaatgtaaatgtatatatctgAAGAAACCATGCAACTTAAAATTCCCATTACTTTGACTTAAGGAATTTTGAAGAAATGTTTGATAAAACACATCTATTCCTGAGCTTTCTGATAAGTGTTATGGTAGAACTACAATGgaaaatttttatacatatatacatcataGGTTCATTACGAAGACAAAATATATTGGCTATGAAAGTGCTGAgtgtaaactgtaaagtgatatacAAATATGTTAACAGCACATCTCTAACAGCACAAACTCTAGGTTTTGTGGATTGCTTTGCTTTCCTCTCAAAGCAAATCCTTAAGAGAAAGATAATTATGTTTCCTTACAAACAGTTGCTAGATACCTATCTCTTTATAGTTTCCATAGCTCTGTGTTTTAAAAGTGAACtataagctgggtgcagtggcatgcacttgtaatcccagctattcaggaggttgagacaggaagatcagtggaggccagcagtttgagactagcccaaGCAATatgacaagactctgtctcctaaaaaaattttttttttattagctgggcatggtggcacgcacctgtattcCTGACTCTGCTAGAGGCTGAGGTCAAAagatgtcttgagcccaggagtttgaggctgcaattagctatggtcacaccactgcactccaacctgggcaacagagtgagactctgtttctacaaaaacaaattacaacAAAACCATAAGGACTTCAATTGAAAAAAAGGTGAACGGTTTTCTGGAcagtttaaaagattttaaaattaacatacaatGTCAAATACAGTAGAGTATTTCGGGCCATTCTTGACCCAAAAAATGACATCTTTTACACCACTTTTACTTAAAAgttcttattaatattttgaatatgaatGTTTTGTACCATATCTTGGTACTCAACAAATAACTATGCAGTTCTTGAATCTTGGACACTCACTTTAAGTGCTCAAAACCCATGTGCTCCTCGGCCTTGTTTGCTGACGTACTTGGGTACAAGATTCTCTTGGTTCATCCATTTCCAGCTCTTAGAAGTATTACATGGTAATGGACCATATGAAATAATTGCATAGTATCAGTTAATATTATTGAGAAAGCTTCATACTCTGAGTGAGACTGTCATTTAAAGTTGAATAAATTTAGATGTCATTTCTATGGTTAAGGTTTTGGCCAAGAATATGTCATTGTAAGAAAATGACCTTTCCCAGGAACTTAACCTGTACTACTACATGCAGACCTATAATACTATATGGAGTAAACTAACTTAAGatgttgggccaggtgcagtgactcaggcctgtaatcccagcactttaggaggctgaggcaggaggatctcttgagcccaggtggtcagcctagacaatatagtgagaccctgtctcttaagaaaaaacatatttttaaggtgctgtggctgtttgttttttgttttttgtttttttttgagatggagtctcgctttgtcgcccaggctggagtacagtggcgcgatctcggctcactgcaagctccgcttccggggttcacgccattctcctacctcagcctcccaagtagctgggactataggagcccgccaccacgcccagctaattttttgtatttttaatagagatggggttttcactgtgttagtcaggatgatctggatctcctgacttcatgatccgcccgtcttggcctcccaaagtgctgggattacaggcgtgagccaccacacctggccagctgtATTTTTTTAACTGCTAAATGACCTTGAAATCTTAGTACTGTCAAACTCAAATATTAGTTAAGCAGTCATGTTCTAAAGATAACCAAGTTAAACAATAAGAATATACTACTTACATGCCCCTCCATGCTTGTCCTGAGATTAGAGgttataaaaaaaaacaactgtccTTCTGAAACATTCAGAAGACATAGAACATCATTAGGAAGCAGAACTgcaaagaaaactgttttaagatGCTCTGAATAGGTTTCATATTGGTAATATATGTCTTAATAGGTGCCCTAAGACAGTGGAAAACTTCTGTGTTCACAGCAGAAATGGTTATTATAATGGGCATACATTTCACCGTATAATTAAGGTAAGTTACACAAATTTCATGTGATTTAAGAAATACTATATCATTACATAGCAAGAGATTTAAGTGCAAGGAATCTTCTTCTCTCACACTTACCAGTTTAGTGGAAAGGAACAGGAAAAATATACTGTGGAAGCCAAAGAAGGAGTGGATGGTCATAAATATCAACATCTAGAATCAACAGGAATAATGGCATGATTACCTGTTTAGAAACACTGAAGCAATATTTTATCAGCAGCTAAAGGGTAAGATAATGAATAAAGGGTCATGCTGAGATAACATCAGTAACCTAGGTAACCTATTTGTAGTGGCTAGATAGGGTCTAGATCTAGAAGATACGATTTTTCAATCATAGAGGGGCCACAGTGCCATCTGATCTGTGAGAACCTGTAATATaccagaggaggagagagaactCAGCCCCTGGCTTTTGTTTAGCAGCTTTCCATAAAGTGGATGGGACAGTGATACAGTGCTTGGTTTCTGGCAGGTCAGAAATGGCAGGATGGAAAGTCAGATCTCAGGGTCCTAAAGGAATTAGCGAAAAGGCTTTCCAGGAAATCAAGAGTATttcaggaaagggagagggagaagaggagggcaattatataaaacataaaataacatacaGATCCTAAAATTTATAGTATTAACTGGCCTTATTTAGGTTATTGGGAAAGATAGAACATGTCTATAAATGAGAAGACGACCTTTGCATTTATGTTTCAATCAAGGTGGTGGTTGAGCGATGGAAGTACATCATCCAAATTTAAGTGTAAGGGTTTAATAAAATCACTTTATAGTGACAGTTAATATTACACTGAATACATAGCACTCTTGGCAGAAATAAAACTTCAAAGTATACGTATATAGAAAAGGACAGTGTAATGTTTTTGTGTACTTTCTGTTAAGGGCTTCATGATTCAGACAGGAGATCCAACAGGTACTGGTATGGGAGGAGAAAGCATATGGGGAGGAGAATTTGAAGATGAATTTCATTCAACATTACGACATGACAGACCATACACACTCAGCATGGCTAACGCAGGATCAAATACTAATGGATCCCAGTTTTTCATAACAGTAGTACCAACAGTAAGTACAGTATCATTGTTTATAAACTACAGATTGATAGGTTATGATGTAAGAGAGTGAACTCAGTAGAAGAGCTGCATTATTCTGTGTTTTCTGCATTATTTATATCATCTACCAgaatacaaatatgaaaatgatcgagaagaaaatataaaatcatgtgaCTAATCACTTTAGAATTGGTAAAACAAAACTTCCACTGTAGTAAGAAATACAATGGACTGCAATTCAAGATACTTGAGTTTCAGTGTCAACTTTGCCTCTACTTGATGATGTaacctaaaataaattatttcacctCTGTGGGCCTATTTCTTCATCTTCAGAATACAAGGATTAGAGTATATGAATTCACAATTTTGAGACAATTTCCCCCACATTTTAGTATCTCTGAAATCAGAATACAACTCATAATCAATTACATTTTAGATTTGATGAAATACAGTTTAAGGTAACCTCGCTCTATTGCTATGCAgtaacacaaaattataaaaattacctactttttgttttagaattaagCACTAAatgatgaagaaaggaaaaatatttataactacCATCTGCCAGGCACATAGTTTCATGTAGTATTCACAGTACTTCTAGTATCAGTATCCCCAGTTTTCAgtaatagatgaagaaacagacatGATTAACTTGCCAAAAGGTCAAGTAGCCAAGCTAGCATTTGAACTCCCATCTGTCTAATGCCAAAATATGTGCTGCTTAAACTATTTCAAATTGTTTCTGAATAAACTGTTCAGGTAAGAGTCCTCCAGAGACCTTTTAAATTCTTAGCCACAATTCTGTAAGCCATGTGAAGTAACTTACCTTTAGGGAAGATATTCCATTTCCCTTTGGTCTGAAAGATGCAgatatttaattaaacattttactatgcttctgtttttttttttttttaaatacactggAAGTAACTTTTAAAAGCTGCTACATTTTTATTGCTAAGAAATTATtgtacttctttttaaatatatgctaAAGGGGAGCGTACACTTAAATTCTCTTTAATTTGCTCAACCGGAGgatataatttaaagaaattggGGTTTACCAAGATTTTCCATTTGTCCTCCAACACAGCCTTGGCTTGATAATAAGCACACAGTATTTGGACGAGTGACTAAAGGAATGGAAGTTGTACAGAGGATCTCCAACGTCAAAGTCAATCCCAAAACAGATAAGCCCTATGAGGATGTCAGCATCATAAATATTACTGTCAAGTAAAATAAGATTTGTActtgcaaataaaaatgcaatattaaACAGATTATTTTACATTAGGAAGCTTAGGACTTGCTGAATATACAGATCATGTTTCAAAGatacaatattatatttttgtattttttattaaaggctatttttaaaaaattacctttgaCTTTTCTTGCAATATTTCTAATCCTGGGAGGTGATAAATTGAAATGGACTAAACTCAGGCAAACAGCACTCATTATAGGTAATTGCTAATGAGCctcaaattaaatattaaataattacgacactctcccccaccccctttcCACATGGTTTTCTTTCTACTGTCAACCACAATCCAAAAATAGGTGAGCACAATACAGTGAGATATTTTCAGACAGcaagaccacattcacataacttttattatagtatactGCTATagttattctattttattgttgttaatctcttaccgTGCCTAATTGATAAATTAAACCTtatcatagatatatatataggaaaaaacaatatatatggGGCTTAGTATCATCtgaagtttcaggcatccactagaGGTCTTAGAAGGTATCCTGTGCAATGACAACCCTATTAAATAATgacagtggtacacacctgtgctTTACTTTTTGAATACATGCCAGATACTCTGCCCTTATGTTTAGAGGAGTGCACATCCCTCCTCCAAGAAAAAATACTAGGATCTGATATTATATGTCATTTCCTTTGTTTTGCAAGGTTTTAATGccaaatattttagtcttttgaTAATTGTTTAGTAAGTAGTGGTAAGTAAAGCCTCAATAAACAAGAAGTCACTTTGGTCAAAGTGTTATATTCCTTAATAATTACGAAATATTCTTTCAAATGAAAGATTCAGAATAAGTGAATACCCGAGTCCTTGGTTTATTGTATGCAGGTTGATTACtctttcagattatttttctaaaataggtAAACAGTTTTTTCTGTCCTCAAGTTCTATCTGTAGAAAATATACCATTAAGAAGTATACATAAAAATTTTGGTATCTAACAATGGAGAGATTAGTAGAAATTGGAGCAGTAAAATAATATGAGCACAAATTCTTATACTGATTTCTTCACTTACGCTTATAACTTAGTTCATAACTATTAAGACCCACTACTTCGATTCCAGAAAGACTCTTTCAGAAACTTACAGGAAGAACATGCTCAACAGACCTGTGTAGGGAATTTATATTCTGAAGTTTTAAATCTGCTTAAACTTTTCCTTCTATTGATCAGCaggattctttatttattttgtgctaCAAACTTGTGAAATAGGAGATTATGCCAGATTGTGCTCCTGTAATGTATGCtcctttttaaaagtagaacTTAAAGTTGGACATGAAAATGACTTTTCAATGTGACATTTactgtttctttctaattttagttgTTTAGACTTACCTACCTAGCTTTATTCATTCCTAAAAATTTAATCTAAATTTTTGGTAATATTGCCACCAAGTGGTGATGATGCCTCATTCCTCAACAAATACAATTATTTTGCTTTGAGTGAAAACCATATTTGACTAATGAATTTTTCCATTAATGCCAAAAAATCGGCAGACCTAAAAACATACATTGTCCAtgtctttttaaaagcatgttttaaGTTATCAGGATATAATTTCATTCTTATTCATTAGTCCTTTTCATCCTTTATTATTTTAGGGAAGAATACAGCTGTCTTCTGCCCTGCTACCACTTTGTCAATTGAGAAGTATCCCAATGTTACATAAAAAGCCTTTCTCTTAGCAGTATTAGTTCATGAGCTATGGCTAAGTTTTGCAAGCCATTTTCTAAAATggtcatttaaaatgtttcttatgaaacaagtttacatttaaaatttaaaaggcagtAACAAAGTTTCACTTcacttctcggccttttggctaagatcaagtgcaGTATCTGTTCTCATAAGTAAATGTGGCCTATGTTGCAAATTCAAAAcgttatttctaaaattttgctGTATCAAATAAACTATATCAAATTTGACAGGCATGTCAACCCATacccattttgttttattttctctcaactACAGCACAAATAATGACTTAAATTGGTTACTAACTAACAATAATACTAGATAGATGGTTCAAGAAAGAGACTTTCAAGAATGATAGGACTTCTTAAAAATGATCTTAACATTTTATTGCTGTCTATACTTATCATATATGTAGTGCAAATAATGACTTCTGATGGTTATAAAGCATTCCTGAATTATAGACTAGGGCTATACACTTGACATACCTGCTTTATATAACCATACAGTAATATTTAGACCTAATACAGAAATTCAGAGCTATTAGGAAAATTCTAATATACTGTATTTAAAACAGCTGTCTTCTTAGTTTCCCAGGGGAGACTAGCACAGTCTTAACTAATGATTAGTGAAATAATACAACCACAACCACAAATAGTAATAGGAGCttgaggaaaatatttctttaaaaaggaatcACACACAAACACCTACTGTTATACATACATTATAATCAGGTGTAGgcacaatttttaaattgtgttcagTTATATGCTAACAATGCATTACAAAGTTTAGCAAAATTGGTGAAAAGGGAAGCAAGTTCACCTTAgtgttacacttttttttcttcagttaactAGTACAGTTCAAGTTCTCACAAGCAATACaacaccttttttatttttcacagttattGAAATCagtcaaatattaaataatttaattcagaAGTATTACTTATGCACACAAACTACACTTGTAACAGCATGACCTTTTACCTGAAAAATGAAGGATGAaatattatatttacttatttacatatTGACCATAACACTGATAggcttttttttaatgctttgttttttaaaagttgtattgtttttaaacaaaaatagatttGAAAAGGCTGaaccaaaacagtgctaccaaaaagTCACATCTTGTTACCAGACATCACTGTCCTTATAACAATTCAACTAATGAGATTTAAGATTTAACTTCATCCTAATGtatcagaacatttaaaaaaaaacacaaaatcttaATGTACCTATTTAAATAAATCGTGCTTCCATAATGAGagtatcctttaaaaatgaaaaacagtaaagagcacacatttttatttactcaCAACACTGAATAATTAATtcagttttaattaattaataattaattaattaaaaggtattaaacttttaaaagatttttttttcctttagacatTTTTCCTCTAGAGTAACTTTTCAAGGCCTTTTCATGAAGAGCCTTAAGTTTTATTGTCAAAATAAATGCACTTATTTTGGGAAACAGTTTGAAGTAAGTAATAAGCATTCCCCACTGTACTAACAACTTCTCTTAAAGTTCGTTTTCTATTTAGGTCACTAGCTTTTACATAAAGCCAACCCTGGTTCTGTGTAACTTACTACATTTTACCTATAGTCATTCCCACAAAGGATGCAGTATtatattagaaagaaatattactttaaatatgttGAAAATAGAAGGACCAATTTAGAACTCTGACCTAGGTTCGGTCCTGAAAATGGGTC is a window from the Rhinopithecus roxellana isolate Shanxi Qingling chromosome 3, ASM756505v1, whole genome shotgun sequence genome containing:
- the PPWD1 gene encoding peptidylprolyl isomerase domain and WD repeat-containing protein 1 isoform X3, with translation MSAVTCIEMLSPMWYAPKQILLLLPVMINMLKLGYFPGQCEWIYCPGDAISSVAASEKSTGKIFIYDGRGDNQPLHIFDKLHTSPLTQIRLNPVFKAVVSSDKSGMIEYWTGPPHEYKFPKNVNWEYKTDTDLYEFAKCKAYPTSICFSPDGKKIATIGSDRKVRIFRFLTGKLMRVFDESLSMFTELQQMRQQLPDMEFGRRMAVERELEKVDAVRLINIVFDETGHFVLYGTMLGIKVINVETNRCVRILGKQENIRVMQLALFQGIAKKHRAATTIEMKASENPVLQNIQADPTIVCTSFKKNRFYMFTKREPEDTKSADSDRDVFNEKPSKEEVMAATQAEGPKRVSDSAIIHTSMGDIHTKLFPVECPKTVENFCVHSRNGYYNGHTFHRIIKGFMIQTGDPTGTGMGGESIWGGEFEDEFHSTLRHDRPYTLSMANAGSNTNGSQFFITVVPTPWLDNKHTVFGRVTKGMEVVQRISNVKVNPKTDKPYEDVSIINITVK